GAAAAATCTTCCTTTATCCTTACAAATTTGGTTGGTTTTTGCTGCTATTATGTTAGCTATTTCTATTTTATTAACAGGATTATTTCCTTGGACACTGAGGGACTTTTTTACCAGAGAAATTTATGCAACCATTGAAAGTGGCCAAAATTTGATATTGAATCGCTTTCATAACGAATCTCCTGAAGAAGCCTGGGAAGATAACCTTTTGCCTAGAGAACGACATGCCTTACAAGATATACGTACTGTTAATCACTTTATTATATTAAGTGAAACGCAAGAAATCATTGCCCAAAGGCTTCCTATAGAATTTCTAAATAAGGTAAGATTAGAGGCGAGTCAACAAGTGGAAGATAGTCAACGCTATAGCGGACAAGTTGATGATAGAAAGGTTTTTTATGTGATTAATAAAGGTGAGATGCGGGGCCATGAATTTTTTCTTGTATCTTATATGTGGGATGCTTATCGTGAAGATTTGGTTCAAACTCTTTTTAGAAGATTGCTATTGATTATGAGCTTGGTTTTTTTACTTAGTTGGATACCCTCTCTTTTGCTGGCAAGATACTTGTCGAATCCATTGGTAGCCTTGGAAAAACGTGTTAAAAAGCTTACAAATCGAGACTGGAATGAAACGATTCAGTTGCAACGGAAGGATGAGATTGGCAAATTGGGAGAGTCTATAGAGCAGCTAAGGACCCAATTAGTTCGTCAGGACGAGGCACAACAGTCTTTTTTACAGCATACGTCCCATGAGTTGAAGACACCAGTAATGATTATCCGTAGTTATGTCCAAGCAATTGGAGATGGGATTTACCCTAAAGGAGATCTAACAAACAGCTTACAAGTTATCGAGGAAGAAGCTGAGCGCTTAGAAAAGCGCATATATAGTCTTCTCTATCTGACAAAACTCGACTATTTAGCTACCCACAAACCTTTTTGGGAAACTGTAAACATGCATAACTTAATTATCGATGTGGTAGAAAGATTCCGTTGGAATCAGAGGCAATTAGATTGGTCCCTTGATTTATCGGATATAGAAATTAAGGGGGATATTGAACAATGGTGTGTTGTGCTAGAAAATTTGCTAGATAACCAAATACGGTATGCTCAGCACCAAATTCTTATTTCACTGAAGAAGTCAGAGGAGTCTACGGAAAAGACAGCGCTTCTTCGTATTTGGAATGATGGACCCAATATTGAAGAAGAAACAATAGATATTCTTTTTAATAAATTCCGCAAAGGGAGTAAGGGGGAATTCGGCCTTGGTTTAGCCATTAGTCATCGCATTGTTTCCTTGCATGGTGGAAGAATTTGGGTAAAAAATGAAGAAGAAGGGGTATCCTTTTATCTAGCGTTTCCTTTTGTATAAATATGAAATGGTCGCACCTCAAAATCTTCTGTTTTTAAAAATAAGAAGATTTTGAGATTTTATAAATCTTTAAATTTCTTAACTTTTTCTTCCTCCAAGCTGCAGGTTTTATGAAAATCTCTCCAATTAATGTGACTTCTTCTATGACCTTGCCATTTATAGAGGTCTATATAATCCTTAATGAAGTGAATACAGCCTCCAGTATAGTATCTAGATATAAAAACCAACTCCCCAGCCTCTACATCGGTGCCTATAACTGAAATTCTTATTAAAATACTTTCTTTTTTAAGAAGGGCTGCCTTCAAGTAGCTTAGAAGCTGGCGATTTTTTTCTTCTTGCAAATCAATATCCCAATATAAGAGCTTCTCAAAATAATAATACTCTTGAGATAAATGGAGTTTTCTTTTTCTAACATTATTTTCATAAATAAAGACTTCTAGTACTCTATTGACATTTACTAAAGCTCTACCTTTATTACCCACTCTTACAGATAAATAAAATTTATCCTCATCCTCTTGATATTTTAGATAAACTCTATTGGTAATAATAATATTTTTGGGTCTTTTGACTAAATAAAACAAAAACATACCGGTAAAAATAGAATTGATTAGAACGCCTGAAAACCCTTGAAGTACTGTAAGAAATTTCCCCATTTGATCGACAGCTGTAATATCTCCATAGCCAATAGTTAAGTAGGTAATGCCGCTGAAATAAATAGCATCACTAAAAGGCGATTTTTTGTAATCTGAAGAATGAGTAATCATACCATTTGTATCAATAAGGGAATCATGTTTTATATACAGATAAGCAAAGGACAATATATTTAAAGTAACAATCATTACATAGATGATTAACAGAACAAGCACTCTTTTTAATATATCCATTTTCCTACTCCTCAATTGCAATACAAAGATTATGCTAAGTTTTGAATGAAAACTAGTATTAGAATTCCCAAACCTATAAATTTTATTGCCGCAGGGAAGAACTTCTACAAAAGATTTCATTATAAAATGTAGAAGATTCCATAAAATAAGCATGATAAGCAAAGTATCGTCAAAGATATAAAGGATGTGAGGGTATTTGGATATGCATAATATAGGGCAAGCATTGATACTATTGATACTATTGATTTTATCTGCTTTTTTTTCAACCTCTGAAACAGCATTAATGGCACTAAGTAGAATTAGAGTCCGACATATGGTAGAGGAAAAAGTTAAAGGGGCGGATCTAATCGATAAATATATAGGGGAGCCGAATAAGCTTTTAGGTACAATTTTGGTAGGAAACAACATCGTAAATATAGGTGCTTCTGCCTTGGCAACGGCGCTGGCTATTGATTTTTATGGGGATCAAGGCGTGGTGATTGCTACAATCGTCATGACAATTCTAGTGTTGGTATTTGCAGAAATAACTCCTAAGTCTTTTGCTGCCCAAAATGCTGAAAAAATATCCTTAAAAATCATAAAACCTATAGCTCTTGTTATTGTTTTACTTTATCCTATCGTAACAATATTTACTTTTATTACAAGTGGATTTATGAGAATATTAGGGAGTAATACAAACAAAGTACGTCCCTTCATTACTGAGGATGAACTGAGAACAGTTGTCAATGTTAGTCAAGAGGAAGGTGTTTTAGAAGTCCATGAGAAGGAAATGATTTATAATGTTTTTGAATTTGGCGATCAACAGATCAGAGATGTGATGATTCAAAGAACAGATATTATTGCTATAGACATAGAAGATACTTACGAAGAAATTATTGAAGTCATAAGAACTGAGAAGTATTCTCGGTATCCTATTTATGCAGAAGGAATTGACAACATTGTAGGGATATTAAATGTAAGAGACTTATTTTTTATAGATAATTTACAGGAAAACTTTAATATCAATGAGTACGTCAGAAAGCCTTATTACACCTTTGAGTATAAAAAAATTGCTGATTTGTTTAAAGAAATGAAAAAAAACAAAGTGCATATTGCTATTGTATTGGACGAATACGGAGGAACTGCTGGCATTGTTACCTTAGAGGATTTAATTGAAGAAATTGTTGGCGATATTCAGGATGAGTATGATGAATATGAAAAAGAAATAGAGGTTATTCGGCAAAATGAGTATCGTGTCAAAGGAAATACCAAGATTGAACTGGTGAATGAAATGATTGGTACCAATATAGAATCTGAAGATTTTGACTCAATAGGAGGGTTTATTATAGGTGAATTAGGAAGATTTCCTAAACTAGGAGAAACCATTAATCACAATCATATGAAGTTTGTAGTGGAGGATATCGAAGGAAATAAAATTAAAAAAATAAGGATTTTCACTTGAAAATCCTTAAGTTTATAGTGCTTCCTCTAACCGTTTCATCAGTATGCTTTTTCTTTCTCTAATCATATTCATATAAAATGCCTCTGTTTCTTGTACCACAGATGTAGACAATTGGTTATCTTGAAGCTCAGTTTCCATCTCTTTTAAAAGTTCTTGTAATGTAGCCTTCATAGATTCCTCTAACATATTAGCCGCTTGAAGATATTTCCTAACCACCAGTGCTTGACTTAGTTGACCTTGTGATTTTTCTGCCATATATTCTTCATAGGCTTTTTTATAAAGGCTATTGGCTCTTTCTACTACTAAAGCTTCTAGTTTTTCAAATTTAGTATGATACTTATTTAATATCGTTTCTACTGTAGGAGTTTGTGTTGTTTCGGATTGCAGCGTATCATTATTCTTGCTTTTATCGACCAACGAACCCTGCTCTAAGTCCTTTTTCAGGTCATTTTCTAAAACATTTGATGAGCCACTTTCTGCATGATCTTCTAAAACATAAAAGTCTAAATCTCCAAAATCAAAAAAATTTTCACTAAACTCCTCCTGCAATTGTGATCTTAGTGTATTATCTACACCAAAGAAATAACGATAACCCCAAAAACTAATTCCTGCAAGAATTACTAGGAAAGAAATGAAAAAAATCAATAAATTTTTTTTCATAGAAGTCACTCCTTGTCTAAATACCTAGCAAGCTTCATTTATACTATATCATTATCTTCCATTATATCATTATCTTCCTTAGTTCAATAGTAATTTTTCCTTGCCAAATTATGCAATAATCTTTCTTCAATAGCGTAAGTCCTTCAAGTCATTATCAAAAAAAGAAAACCACCAAAAGGTGGTTTATCCTCGAAATAAGTTGGGCTGCAATTCAGAGGAGTAAAAACTCCCCCTGAATTAAGTCTCGTTTTATCTATAAATACGATTGATTTCAGCTTCATCGAGAGCGCTAGGGGGACCGTCAAAAACAATATTTCCTCCATTCAACCCTATAATTCTCTTGGAAAAAACTTTAGCTAACTCTACTGAATGAAGATTAATGATCATAGTGATTTTTTCCTTTTCGTTAATTTCTTTTAACAATAGCATGACTTCCTTAGCAGTAACAGGATCTAAGCTAGATACTGGTTCATCTCCTAAAATAATTTTAGGCTCTTGAATAAGTGCTCTAGCAATCCCTACCCTCTGTTGCTGGCCGCCGCTTAAAGTTTTTATGGGCCTTTCAACGAAGGAGGATAAGCCGACCTTCTTTAAAGCTTCCTTAGCTTTTAATAAATCTTCTTGAGGAAATTTCTTAAAAAGAATTTGTAAGGGAGATAAATAACCAAATCTACCCACCAACACATTTGTTAACACTTTCATTCTAGGGATAAGATTGTAATGCTGAAAAATCATCGCTAGATTTCGCCTATAAAGTCTTAAAGCTTCTCCCTTTAACTTTGTTATCTCCTGTCCTTCAAAATATATTTTCCCTTCTGTAGGATCGATTAATCTATTGATACAACGAATAAAAGTAGACTTACCAGAACCACTTAGTCCTAATATACTGATAAACTCCCCTTGATGAATGTCAAGGTTTATATTATTTAAAGCAAAGGTTTCTTTTTTATCATAGTGCTTTTTAAGATTTTCGATTATAAGCTGCATATTTATATCACCTTTCTTCTGAGAAGACCACCAACATAATCAATGATGATTACCATAGTCATAATAACGAGACAGTCTACTGCAACTTTATTGTATTGAAACATTTTAAAGTGGATACTTAAAAGTTGGCCTACGCCGCCAGCTCCTACTAAACCCAACACAAGAGATGCCCGAACACTTACTTCTAAACGGTAAAAAGCATTGGATAATATATGGGGGATAACCTGAGGAACAATGCCGTATAATACCATTATCTGTTTTTTAGCTCCTGTTGCTGTTACAGCCTCCTGCGGACCTATATCGGCGGACTCGATAATTTCTGAGAAAAGCTTTCCCATTACCCCTATATTGTGAAGGGCCAAAGCCAGTACCCCTGCAAAAGCTCCAAGGCTTACGGTAGGGACAAAAATCAATGCAAATACGATTTCAGGAATAGAGCGTAAAAAGCTTAAAAAGCTCCTTATCAGGCTATAAATAGTCCAATGAGGTGAAGTATTCTTTGCACCTAAGAAACCAACGGGAACAGCAAAGAGAAATGCTATTGCAGTCCCAATAATAGCTATTTGGATGGTAATAACAGACTCCTTCATAGCCAAAGGTAAAACACTCCAGTCGGGATTAAGAAAGCTGCGATTAATAAAATCTAAGGTATTATTAAAATCTTTAAATAATAGCGGGTTAAATTTCGTACCGTGGGCACTCCAAAGAAACAGCGCAAGAAGGCCTATCCATAGATAGACCTTCTTTGTTTGTGGGGTAGGAGGAAATTTTAGGTTTTTATTACTTTTTACTGTGATTTCCTTTAACATAATATATTACAACCTTCCGTCAGCTTTTGCCGCTTGTCTTACCGGCTCATAGTCTTTATCGTCGGCTAATGCAAATCCACTGGCTCCGAATACATCTAATATTTCTTGATCTTTTACGGTTAAGAAGGCATTTCTTAAAGCTTCTTTTAGAGAATCAGGCGTTCCCTTCTTTACTGCCCACGGATATTGAAATAATGGTTCTGATTGCCATATGATTTTAAATTGTTCGCCATCAATTATACCGTTTTTCTTCATTACTTCAAAGATAGCGCTATCAACAGCCCCTACTTCTACTTTTTTTTCCTGTACTGCTAAAGCAGCTGCATCATGTCCTCCTGTGTAGAAAATTTCTTTAAAGTCTGTATCCATCTGATCTCTAAAAATTCCTTTTTCCTTTAGAGCTAAGGTAGGAATAAGAGAACCTGATGTAGAGTTAACATCCCCAAAAGCAAATTGTAGATTTGCTGCATTCTCTACAACATCTTCTAAGTTATTAAGAGGAGAATCGATATGAGCAATCATATAGGAATAATAATAAGGCTCTCCATTTACTAATAAAGTCATGATGGCTTCTGCTCCACCAGTTTCATTAGCGATAATATAGGTTAAAGGACCAAAATAAGCCATATCCACTTGACCATAATTCATAGCCTCTACTACGCCGTTATAATCAGGGTAAACCTCTATTTCAACTTCTGTCTCCAATTCTGCAGATAAGTGCTCACCTAATTTATCCATAGCTTTCTTCATGTCTCCTTGGTTTTGCGTAGGGATAGCGCCGATAATTATTTTTTCTGGAATAAAATTCTCTGTTTGATTATTAGGATCAATAGGTGCATCACCTTCAGTACTACCACTACAACCTACTAAGGAAAATATAAGTAATCCTGCTAGAATAAGTAAAAATATTTTTTTCATTTTGTGGCTCCTCTCTAAATCGTATTTATTCGTTATAAGATTATTAAATAAATAAGAGATATTTTTACTAGAAATATCTCTTAAATACAAAACTTATTTTATAGAATTATAATGAAAAAAACAACTAAATTATGCTTATATTTCAATGTTTAATGAGAATGCTTAAACCTATAGAAATCTTAAATATGAAATATTATGAGGTATTGAAAGTCATACATTGAATTAAATCATTTTTTTCTTGTGAAGAATATAGATAAGTATGAGTCCAATAATAACGAAAACAAATGTAAAAACTGCCTGTATCCATAATTTCATTTCATTTACCTCCTTGCATCATTCTATGTGATACGTTTCATACTATTAGTATAAATACGAAAACTCAATTTATACTGGGAGGTTTAAATATGAAGGTTGTTGTCGAAATTGTACTACAAACAGTTTTAGCTTTTTTCTCTATACTATTTATTACTCGCATCTTAGGTAGACAACAGGTATCTCAATTAACAATGCAGGAGTATGTCAATGGTATTACCTTTGGCTCTATTGCGGCTACCTTAGCTACCGATAT
The sequence above is drawn from the Clostridium formicaceticum genome and encodes:
- a CDS encoding HlyC/CorC family transporter: MHNIGQALILLILLILSAFFSTSETALMALSRIRVRHMVEEKVKGADLIDKYIGEPNKLLGTILVGNNIVNIGASALATALAIDFYGDQGVVIATIVMTILVLVFAEITPKSFAAQNAEKISLKIIKPIALVIVLLYPIVTIFTFITSGFMRILGSNTNKVRPFITEDELRTVVNVSQEEGVLEVHEKEMIYNVFEFGDQQIRDVMIQRTDIIAIDIEDTYEEIIEVIRTEKYSRYPIYAEGIDNIVGILNVRDLFFIDNLQENFNINEYVRKPYYTFEYKKIADLFKEMKKNKVHIAIVLDEYGGTAGIVTLEDLIEEIVGDIQDEYDEYEKEIEVIRQNEYRVKGNTKIELVNEMIGTNIESEDFDSIGGFIIGELGRFPKLGETINHNHMKFVVEDIEGNKIKKIRIFT
- the phnE gene encoding phosphonate ABC transporter, permease protein PhnE, encoding MLKEITVKSNKNLKFPPTPQTKKVYLWIGLLALFLWSAHGTKFNPLLFKDFNNTLDFINRSFLNPDWSVLPLAMKESVITIQIAIIGTAIAFLFAVPVGFLGAKNTSPHWTIYSLIRSFLSFLRSIPEIVFALIFVPTVSLGAFAGVLALALHNIGVMGKLFSEIIESADIGPQEAVTATGAKKQIMVLYGIVPQVIPHILSNAFYRLEVSVRASLVLGLVGAGGVGQLLSIHFKMFQYNKVAVDCLVIMTMVIIIDYVGGLLRRKVI
- a CDS encoding potassium channel family protein; the encoded protein is MDILKRVLVLLIIYVMIVTLNILSFAYLYIKHDSLIDTNGMITHSSDYKKSPFSDAIYFSGITYLTIGYGDITAVDQMGKFLTVLQGFSGVLINSIFTGMFLFYLVKRPKNIIITNRVYLKYQEDEDKFYLSVRVGNKGRALVNVNRVLEVFIYENNVRKRKLHLSQEYYYFEKLLYWDIDLQEEKNRQLLSYLKAALLKKESILIRISVIGTDVEAGELVFISRYYTGGCIHFIKDYIDLYKWQGHRRSHINWRDFHKTCSLEEEKVKKFKDL
- a CDS encoding sensor histidine kinase; the encoded protein is MKNLPLSLQIWLVFAAIMLAISILLTGLFPWTLRDFFTREIYATIESGQNLILNRFHNESPEEAWEDNLLPRERHALQDIRTVNHFIILSETQEIIAQRLPIEFLNKVRLEASQQVEDSQRYSGQVDDRKVFYVINKGEMRGHEFFLVSYMWDAYREDLVQTLFRRLLLIMSLVFLLSWIPSLLLARYLSNPLVALEKRVKKLTNRDWNETIQLQRKDEIGKLGESIEQLRTQLVRQDEAQQSFLQHTSHELKTPVMIIRSYVQAIGDGIYPKGDLTNSLQVIEEEAERLEKRIYSLLYLTKLDYLATHKPFWETVNMHNLIIDVVERFRWNQRQLDWSLDLSDIEIKGDIEQWCVVLENLLDNQIRYAQHQILISLKKSEESTEKTALLRIWNDGPNIEEETIDILFNKFRKGSKGEFGLGLAISHRIVSLHGGRIWVKNEEEGVSFYLAFPFV
- the phnC gene encoding phosphonate ABC transporter ATP-binding protein is translated as MQLIIENLKKHYDKKETFALNNINLDIHQGEFISILGLSGSGKSTFIRCINRLIDPTEGKIYFEGQEITKLKGEALRLYRRNLAMIFQHYNLIPRMKVLTNVLVGRFGYLSPLQILFKKFPQEDLLKAKEALKKVGLSSFVERPIKTLSGGQQQRVGIARALIQEPKIILGDEPVSSLDPVTAKEVMLLLKEINEKEKITMIINLHSVELAKVFSKRIIGLNGGNIVFDGPPSALDEAEINRIYR
- the phnD gene encoding phosphate/phosphite/phosphonate ABC transporter substrate-binding protein, translated to MKKIFLLILAGLLIFSLVGCSGSTEGDAPIDPNNQTENFIPEKIIIGAIPTQNQGDMKKAMDKLGEHLSAELETEVEIEVYPDYNGVVEAMNYGQVDMAYFGPLTYIIANETGGAEAIMTLLVNGEPYYYSYMIAHIDSPLNNLEDVVENAANLQFAFGDVNSTSGSLIPTLALKEKGIFRDQMDTDFKEIFYTGGHDAAALAVQEKKVEVGAVDSAIFEVMKKNGIIDGEQFKIIWQSEPLFQYPWAVKKGTPDSLKEALRNAFLTVKDQEILDVFGASGFALADDKDYEPVRQAAKADGRL